GCCGCGCCTGTTGCCGCCGGTGCTGGTGCTGACGGTGGCGGGCGTGCTGATCGCCTATTTCGTCGTCAACCGCTGGGTGCGCGTCGCGACCTTCGTGCTGGCCGCGCTGATCGTGATGCCGCTGTGGCAGGCCGGCAACGGGCTGCTGGCGCGCGTCGTTGCGCCGCTGCCGCAGCAGGCGAACGCGATGGGCGTGCGCGCCGGCCAGCCAGAGGACCACAACGCGGCGCTCGCGACGTTCCGCGCGCAGGAATCGCAGCGCCAGGTCGCGTTCGGTCATCTCGGCAACGACCCGGCCGCCCAGTTCGATGTGATCGTGCTGCATGTCTGCTCGCTGTCGTGGGACGACCTCGACGCCGCGAAGGTGCGCAACCACCCGATGCTGAGTCACTTCGACTACCTGTTCAACAACTTCAGCACGGCCGCGAGCTACAGCGGCCCGGCCGCGATCCGCGTGCTGCGCGCGAGCTGCGGGCAGGAAGCGCATGCGGACCTGTACAAACCCGCGCCGCAGCAGTGCTACCTGTTCTCGCAACTCGCGTCCGCGGGCTACACGGTGCAGTCGCTGCTGAACCACGACGGCCACTTCGACAACTTCCTGCAGGTCATTCACGACAATATCGGCGTGCCCGACGCACCGCTGATCTCGAACGCCGCCGCTCCGGTCGCGATGCATGCGTTCGATGGCTCGGCGATCAAGGACGATTACGGCACGCTCGCGAACTGGTACGCGCAGCGTGCGTCGGTGCCGGGCCCGGTCGCGCTGTACTACAACACGATCAGCCTGCACGATGGCAACCGCGTGGTGGGCAGTGCGCTGACCAGCATCGATTCGTATCCGCAGCGCGCGAGCAAGCTGATGAACGACTTCGACCGGCTCGCCGACCTGATCGCGCAGTCGGGCCGGCGCGCGGTGATCGTGTTCGTGCCCGAACACGGCGCCGCGCTGCGCGGCGACAAGAACCAGGTCGCGGGCCTGCGCGAGATTCCGACGCCGCGCATCGTTCACGGGCCGGTCGGCGTGCGGCTCGTCGGCTTCACCGGCGATCACGGCACGACGACCGTGATCGACCAGCCGACGAGCTTTCTCGCGCTCGCGCAGTTGCTGTCGAACCTCGTGTCGAACAGCCCGTTCAAGCCGGGCGTGACGCTTGCGCAATATGCCGCCGACCTGCCGCGCACGCGGATGGTCGGCGAAAACGAAGGCACGGTGACGATGCAGACAAGTACCGGCTATGCGGTCAAGACTCCGGACGGCGTATGGATCGACGAACAGTAAACATCGGCGAAGGCGACGACGATCGCCTGTCGCAACCGAACGACGTGATCGGCCTCGCGCGGCACCTGCCCGCGCTGGACCCGGCACGTTACGTCGACGAGCAGGCGCGGCGCGCGTTCGTCGAATCGCTCGATCGCTGGCCGGTGCTCGCGAAGCTGATGGGATTGAAGCGCTAAACCCAGGGCGGCCGGCGTGAATGCCGGCCGCCTTGCATCGATGAGCCAGCTGCTACCGGCTTACTGCGCGCGGCGCTCCGGCTGGCGCGCCCATTCGTTTTCCTCGCCTGGCACCTTGCCGAAGGTCTGCGCGGCCCATGCGTTGCGGGCCGCCTCGATTTTCGCGCGCTCGCTCGACACGAAATTCCATTCGATGAATCGCTCGCCCGGCAGGTGCGCACCGCCGAGCAGCATCACGCGCGCGCCGTTCGCGCTGGCGAGCGCGACGTTCGCGCCAGGTTCGAGCACGGCCATCGTCGCGGGTGCGAGCGGCGTGCCGTCGATCGTGAGGTCGCCGTCGACGAGATACACGCCGCGCTCGTCGTGTTCCGCGTCGAGCGCGAGTCGTCCGCCCGCGACGAATTCCGCATATGCATAGAGCGTCGGCGAGAACACGGCGACCGGCGATGCGAGGCCGAATGCGGTGCCCGCGATTACGCGCACGCTCGCGCCGTCGCGCGTGAACGACGGCAGCGTGTCGGCCGCGTGATGCACGAACGCGGGCGCGGTGTCCTCGTGCTCGACCGGCAGCGCGACCCAGGTCTGGATCCCGTGCACGGGCTGTTCATGCGGGCGGTCCTCGTCGGGCGAGCGCTCCGAGTGGACGATGCCGCGCCCGGCCGTCATCCAGTTCACGTCGCCCGGCACGATCTTCTGCCGGAAGCCGAGGCTGTCGTGATGCATCAGCGTGCCGTCGAACAGATAGGTGACGGTCGCGAGGCCGATGTGCGGATGCGGCAACACGTCGATCCCGCTGCCGGCCGGCAGCACGGCCGGCCCCATTTCATCGAAGAAGATGAACGGGCCGACGAGGCGCGCGGCGCGCGCGGGCAGCACGCGGCGCACGACGAGGTTGCCGATGTCGCTCTCGCGCGGCGTGAGCAGGGTCTTGATCGATGCGGACATGATGGTCTCCCGGTTTCGTTGGGTCAGGCGATGGCCGTATCGATCGTGATCGGGTGCGTGAGGATCTTGTGCACGGGGCACGCGTTCGCGATCTGCAGCAGGCGCTCGCGCTGTTCGTCGGTCAGGTCGCCGTCGAGCGTGATGCGGCGCACGATCGTGCTGCCCGCGCTGCCCGATTCGTGCGCGAGCTTCACGTGGACTTCGGCGAGCGGCCAGCCCTTGCGTTGCGCGTACATCTTCAGCGTGATCGCGGTGCAGGCGCCGAGGCTCGACAGCAGCAGCGCGACGGGCGTCGGCGCGGTGTCGCCGCCGCCGAGCGACGCCGGTTCGTCGGCGCGCCACTGATGCACGCCGTCGGTGAAATGGACCAGGTAATCGACGGAGCCGATGCTTGCTTCGACGGACAGTTCGCTCATTGCAATTCCATGTGGGGGAAGGGGGAGACGGGCCGGCCGGGCATGGCCGCGCGTCATGGCTCGAGCAGGCGCTGCAGCCGCAATTCCTCGAAGTCCAGCTCGGATTCTATGCGGTGCAACACCGCGTCGTCGACCCGGCCGTGGCGATGCAGGTCGAGTAGCGCGTCGCGCGACACGCCGACCAACTCCAGCTCGACGCGCAGCATCCGCGCGCGCACGTCCGCCGGTTCGGCGCCGTCGCGGTGCGCGCGTTCGTTGAACGCGACGCGGCTGCGGTATTCGGTCAACAGCCGGTCGAGCGACGCGCGTTCGAGGCCCGGGCCGCGCTGCCCGCGAGTATCGAGTTCGGCGAGCGCCGCGCCGAACGTGTATGCGCGCACCGCATGCTCGGACATCGTGTGCCGCGCGGCCGGGCGCAGCTTCAGCACGCGGATCAGCGGCGCCAGCGTGCCGCCTTGCACGACCAGCGTCGCGATGATCAGCAGGAACGTGCTGAACAGGATCAGGTCGCGCCCCGGAAAATTGCCCGGCAGCGCGATCGCGGCCGCGAGGCTCACGACGCCGCGCATGCCGGACCAGCCGAGCACGACGGCCTCGCGCCACGACCACGGCGCATGGCCCGCGCGCGGCGCGCGCAGACGGCCGGGCAGCCACATCGCGACGAACACCCAGACGACGCGCGCGGCGATCGCGGCAGCCGTCGCCGGCAGCGCGACGCGCAGGCCGGCCATCAGCACCGCGCCTTCGTGATTCACGCGCGCGAGGATCGCATGCAGTGCGAGGCCGATGAGGATGAATACGAGCGCGTCTAGCACGAACACGATCGCTTCCCAGGTCGCCTTCGCCTTGATCCGCATGTCGGCGTCGAACACGCGATGCTGGCGCACGCCGAGCACGAGGCCGCAGGTCACGACCGACAGCACGCCGGAGCCGTGCACGGCTTCCGCGATCCCGTAGCTGCCCCACGCCATCGCGAAGGTCACGACGATGCCGAGCATCGGCTCGCGCAGGCGTTGCAGCACCCAGCACATTGCATGGCCGCACGCGAGACCGACCGCGATGCCGATCAGCGTGAGGGAAAAGAACAGGCCGGTGGCGCTCGCGGTCGTGATCGTGACGGCGAGCGCGGCCGAAACGGCCATTTGATACAGCAGCAGGCCCGACGCATCGTTGACGAGGCTTTCGCCTTCGAGCACCGCGACGAGCCGCGCGGGCAACGGATGGCGCTGCAGGATCGCCTTCGCGGCGACCGCGTCGGGCGGCGACACGATCGCGCCGAGCGTGAAGCATGCGGCCCACGGCAACGACGGATTGGCCGCATGCACGGCGAGCGCGACCGCAACCGTCGTGAACGCCACCGCGCCAAGCGCGAGCGACGCGATCGAGCCGAGCTCGTGCCGGAATTCCTTCCATGCCGTGTAGAAGCCGCTCGACATCAGCAGCGGCGGCAGCACGGCTGCCAGGAGCAGCGCCGGGTCCATGTCGGGCACGCCCTTGCCGGCGACGGCCACCACGCAGCCGCCGAGCAGCAGCACGACGGCCGGTGGAATCGAGATCCGCTCCGCGAGCCACGTGAGCGCGCCCGCGCCGCAGATCAACAGCAGCAGGTAATGAAACAGTTCGACGTTGGTCATGAGCCTTGCGTCACGACGGTTTGCGGTCGTTCGCGGCGCCGCCCGGCAGTGCGCCGAACATGTGCTGGCTGCATTGTGCATCGCGCCATGCGGTATTCAGCCGGTAGCCGGACAGCATCCGGCGCGCGAGCGGCAGGATCTGTTCGCCGGCCAGCATGCCGAGCAGGCCGAGGAGCGCGATGATCGGCGGGGCCGGCGAATTCACGCCGAGCGCACCGTAGATGACGCCGGCGAGGATGCCAGCGAACAGCGACAGAAAATACGGTTTCATGATGAAAACCTCGCGTGATAGGCTGATCGGGGGGGGGGGCGAAGGGCGCACCTTCGACGTGCTGGAAGCGTATCGGGTTTACGTATGGAACAAAAGGGCGGATGGCCCTTGGAGACCCTCTCTTTCGGAATTCGATCGATTCCATTTCTTGGATGTTCGAGCCGCAACTTTTCAGATTAAATGGCTGCAACCGGAAGACGCAGATCCGGGGTAACGCACAGTCGGCTTCTCTCGGTTCCGGTCGAGGCAAGTCTTAAACGTTTCGTGTCCAAAGGATGATTCGCGCCATGAGCAACCCGAAGCTTGAAGTCCTCACTCCCCAGAACAGCCAGTTGATCTTCATCGACCAGCAGCCGCAGATGGCATTCGGCGTGCAATCGATCGATCGCCAGACGTTGAAGAACAACGTCGTCGGGCTCGCCAAGGCCGCGAAGGCGTTCAACATCCCGACCACGATCACGACGGTCGAAAGCGACAGCTTCTCGGGTTACACCTACCCCGAACTGCTCGACGTGTTCCCGAACCAGAAGACGCTCGAACGCACGTCGATGAACTCGTGGGACGACCAGAAGGTGCGCGATGCGCTGGCCGCGAACGGCCGCAAGAAGGTCGTCGTGTCGGGCCTGTGGACCGAGGTCTGCAACACGACGTTCGCGCTCAGCGCGATGCTCGAAGGTGACTACGAAATCTACATGGTCGCCGATGCGTCGGGCGGCACGTCGAAGGACGCGCACGATTTCGCGATGCAGCGGATGATCCAGGCCGGCGTGGTGCCGGTCACCTGGCAGCAGGTCGCGCTCGAGTGGCAGCGCGACTGGGCGCGCCGCGACACTTACGATGCCGTGATGGCGGTCGTGAAGGAGCACTCGGGCGCGTACGGGATGGGCATCGACTACGCGTACACGATGGTCCACAAGGCACCGCAACGCACCGCGACGCCGCACGAGTCGATCCCGGCCGTGCCGGCGAAGTAACGGCTGCGGGCCGCCCGTTCAGACGGGCGGCAGCGCCCACGGCGCGTGCGACAGATGTTCGACGAGGAACTCGAGCAGCGCCGTCACGCGTGCGGCACGCAGCATGCCGGGCGGCGTGACGAGGTTGACGTTGATGTCGGGGATTTTCCAGTCGTGCATGACTTCCTCGAGCTCGCCGCTTTGCAGTGCATCCCACACCAGGAACGTCGGCTGCAGCGCGAGACCGTGGCCTGCAACCAGCGCGGGGCCGATGACGTCGGCGTTGTTGGTGCGGATGCGGCCGCGCACGGGTATGCCGATTTCGTCGTTCGACGCAGTGTGGCGAAAGCGCCAGTAGTCGGGCGTCGGGATGTTCGTGTAGGTCAGGCACACGTGCTGGTCGAGTTCGCTCGGATGGGTCGGCCGGCCATGCCGGTCGAGATACGCGGGCGATGCGACGAGCGGCCGGCGCACAGCGCAGAGACGGCGCGCCCGCAGCGACGAATCGTTCAGCTCGGCGATCCGGATCGCGACGTCGAAACCGCCCGACACGATTTCGACGAAATGGTCGGTCAGCACGAGGTCGATGTCGACGCGCGGGTAGCGTTCGAGAAACGCGGGCAGCACCGGCGCCAGGTGGTGCAGCCCGAACGACATCGGCGCGTTCACGCGTACGAGGCCGTGCGGTTCGAGCGCGTGCGCGGATGCTTCGTCCTCGATCAGCTCGGCGTCGGCGAGCAGCCGGATCGCACGATCGCGCAGCAGTTCGCCGGTCGGCGTGAGCGACAGCTTGCGCGACGTGCGGTACAGCAGCATCGCGCCGAGACGCTTTTCGAGGCGCGCGATCGCTTTCGACACGGTCGGTTGCGAGATGCCGAGCAGGTCGGCGGCCTTGGCGAACGAACCGGTCTCCGCGACGCGCGCGAAGATGGCCCAGGCTTCGAGATCGGGAAGATGTTGCATGGCTGGAAAGCGTGACAGGGAAGCGGCGCGGACGCGGCGGCAGCGAATCGGGCCGCCGGTGCGCGGCGCCCGGGCGGCAATGCGGCACATTCTAATTCAGTCGGGAGGGGCGTATGGAATCGTATCTGGCTTCATTGGGCGCTGGCGTGCTGGTCGGCGTCGTGTACAGCGTGATCAAGGTCCGCTCTCCCGCGCCGCCGCTGATCGCGCTGGTCGGGCTGGCCGGCATGCTGATCGGTGTGGCGGCCGTTGCACCGGTCCGGCACTGGCTCGGTTTCTGATTGCATCGAGGACAAACTGATGAGCGTATCCGACACTCGACCTGATCTCATCCTGCACAACGGGCGCATCACGACCCTCGACCGCACGAACCCTGTCGCCACCGCGGTGGCCATCGCTGCCGGCCGCTTTGTCGCGGTCGGCAGCGACGCGGACGTGATGCCGCTCGCGGGCCGCGCGACGAAAGTGGTCGACCTCGACGGCCGCGGCGTGCTGCCGGGCCTGATCGACAACCACTGCCACGTGATTCGTGGCGGCCTGAACTACAACATGGAGCTGCGCTGGGACGGCGTGCCTTCGCTCGCGCTCGCGATGGAGATGCTCAAGCGGCAGGTCGCCGTGACCCCCGCGCCGCAGTGGGTGCGCGTGGTCGGCGGCTTCACCGAACATCAGTTCGTGGAGAAGCGCCTGCCCACGATCGACGAGCTCAACGCAGTCGCGCCCGATACGCCGGTGTTCATCCTGCACCTGTACGATCGCGCGCTGCTGAACGCGGCCGCGCTGCGCGTGGTCGGCTATACGAAGGACACGCCCGAGCCGCCGGGCGGCACGATCCTGCGCGATGCGGCCGGCAACCCGACGGGCCTGCTGCTCGCGAACCCGAACGCAACGATCCTCTACGCGACGCTCGCGAAGGGGCCGAAGCTGCCGTTCGAGTATCAGTACAACTCGACGCGTCACTTCATGCGCGAACTGAACCGGCTCGGCGTGACGGGCGTGATCGACGCGGGCGGCGGCTCGCAGAACTACCCGGACG
The sequence above is a segment of the Burkholderia diffusa genome. Coding sequences within it:
- the bcsG gene encoding cellulose biosynthesis protein BcsG produces the protein MTFWNLYFILKFALFATDHLQPLWLANLAFALALAASAPIRRRAWRIVRQLVAIAIAVPLLAREMHAPPLARLAEAAREVGTFRLDYWMELLPRLLPPVLVLTVAGVLIAYFVVNRWVRVATFVLAALIVMPLWQAGNGLLARVVAPLPQQANAMGVRAGQPEDHNAALATFRAQESQRQVAFGHLGNDPAAQFDVIVLHVCSLSWDDLDAAKVRNHPMLSHFDYLFNNFSTAASYSGPAAIRVLRASCGQEAHADLYKPAPQQCYLFSQLASAGYTVQSLLNHDGHFDNFLQVIHDNIGVPDAPLISNAAAPVAMHAFDGSAIKDDYGTLANWYAQRASVPGPVALYYNTISLHDGNRVVGSALTSIDSYPQRASKLMNDFDRLADLIAQSGRRAVIVFVPEHGAALRGDKNQVAGLREIPTPRIVHGPVGVRLVGFTGDHGTTTVIDQPTSFLALAQLLSNLVSNSPFKPGVTLAQYAADLPRTRMVGENEGTVTMQTSTGYAVKTPDGVWIDEQ
- a CDS encoding pirin family protein, translated to MSASIKTLLTPRESDIGNLVVRRVLPARAARLVGPFIFFDEMGPAVLPAGSGIDVLPHPHIGLATVTYLFDGTLMHHDSLGFRQKIVPGDVNWMTAGRGIVHSERSPDEDRPHEQPVHGIQTWVALPVEHEDTAPAFVHHAADTLPSFTRDGASVRVIAGTAFGLASPVAVFSPTLYAYAEFVAGGRLALDAEHDERGVYLVDGDLTIDGTPLAPATMAVLEPGANVALASANGARVMLLGGAHLPGERFIEWNFVSSERAKIEAARNAWAAQTFGKVPGEENEWARQPERRAQ
- a CDS encoding OsmC family protein; this translates as MSELSVEASIGSVDYLVHFTDGVHQWRADEPASLGGGDTAPTPVALLLSSLGACTAITLKMYAQRKGWPLAEVHVKLAHESGSAGSTIVRRITLDGDLTDEQRERLLQIANACPVHKILTHPITIDTAIA
- a CDS encoding cation:proton antiporter, with the protein product MTNVELFHYLLLLICGAGALTWLAERISIPPAVVLLLGGCVVAVAGKGVPDMDPALLLAAVLPPLLMSSGFYTAWKEFRHELGSIASLALGAVAFTTVAVALAVHAANPSLPWAACFTLGAIVSPPDAVAAKAILQRHPLPARLVAVLEGESLVNDASGLLLYQMAVSAALAVTITTASATGLFFSLTLIGIAVGLACGHAMCWVLQRLREPMLGIVVTFAMAWGSYGIAEAVHGSGVLSVVTCGLVLGVRQHRVFDADMRIKAKATWEAIVFVLDALVFILIGLALHAILARVNHEGAVLMAGLRVALPATAAAIAARVVWVFVAMWLPGRLRAPRAGHAPWSWREAVVLGWSGMRGVVSLAAAIALPGNFPGRDLILFSTFLLIIATLVVQGGTLAPLIRVLKLRPAARHTMSEHAVRAYTFGAALAELDTRGQRGPGLERASLDRLLTEYRSRVAFNERAHRDGAEPADVRARMLRVELELVGVSRDALLDLHRHGRVDDAVLHRIESELDFEELRLQRLLEP
- a CDS encoding LysR family transcriptional regulator, giving the protein MQHLPDLEAWAIFARVAETGSFAKAADLLGISQPTVSKAIARLEKRLGAMLLYRTSRKLSLTPTGELLRDRAIRLLADAELIEDEASAHALEPHGLVRVNAPMSFGLHHLAPVLPAFLERYPRVDIDLVLTDHFVEIVSGGFDVAIRIAELNDSSLRARRLCAVRRPLVASPAYLDRHGRPTHPSELDQHVCLTYTNIPTPDYWRFRHTASNDEIGIPVRGRIRTNNADVIGPALVAGHGLALQPTFLVWDALQSGELEEVMHDWKIPDINVNLVTPPGMLRAARVTALLEFLVEHLSHAPWALPPV
- a CDS encoding hydrolase is translated as MSNPKLEVLTPQNSQLIFIDQQPQMAFGVQSIDRQTLKNNVVGLAKAAKAFNIPTTITTVESDSFSGYTYPELLDVFPNQKTLERTSMNSWDDQKVRDALAANGRKKVVVSGLWTEVCNTTFALSAMLEGDYEIYMVADASGGTSKDAHDFAMQRMIQAGVVPVTWQQVALEWQRDWARRDTYDAVMAVVKEHSGAYGMGIDYAYTMVHKAPQRTATPHESIPAVPAK
- a CDS encoding DUF1427 family protein, producing the protein MESYLASLGAGVLVGVVYSVIKVRSPAPPLIALVGLAGMLIGVAAVAPVRHWLGF
- a CDS encoding DUF1427 family protein, translated to MKPYFLSLFAGILAGVIYGALGVNSPAPPIIALLGLLGMLAGEQILPLARRMLSGYRLNTAWRDAQCSQHMFGALPGGAANDRKPS